The Streptomyces sp. NBC_00344 genome includes a window with the following:
- a CDS encoding glycerophosphodiester phosphodiesterase, which translates to MTQGMDRRPGRRTVLGAAVLGAAAVGLSGTARAAGHGAPYRELPVPTVIGHRGTAGYRPEHTIGSYQHALDLGAHIIEQDVVPTRDGHLICRHENDISATTDVSAHPEFADRRTTRTVDGVPVTGWFTEDFTLAEIKTLRAKERIPGNRQHNTLYDGRWSVPTFAEVLRWAEQEGRKRGRPVWLYTETKHPTYFRKRGLGLEEPLVALLRRYGRDHRNSPQFLQSFEPGSIQRLSRLVTTPAVVLLSTPDSRPWDFVEAGDPRTVADLQSPGGLKWIASYAQGIGPTLDSVIPKDAAGRLTEPTSLVRDAHAQGLLLHPYTMRNENTFLPADFRRGTDPNAYGDAFGAFRAYFATGIDGVFSDNADTALLAAADFGDR; encoded by the coding sequence ATGACACAGGGTATGGACAGGCGCCCCGGCAGGCGCACGGTGCTGGGTGCGGCGGTGCTGGGGGCAGCCGCCGTCGGCCTCTCCGGCACGGCGCGCGCCGCAGGGCACGGTGCGCCGTACAGGGAGCTGCCGGTCCCCACGGTCATCGGCCACCGCGGCACCGCGGGATACCGTCCCGAGCACACCATCGGCTCGTACCAGCACGCCCTGGACCTCGGCGCGCACATCATCGAGCAGGACGTGGTGCCCACCAGGGACGGGCATCTGATCTGCCGCCACGAGAACGACATCAGCGCGACGACGGACGTGTCAGCGCACCCGGAGTTCGCGGACCGCAGGACCACCAGGACCGTTGACGGCGTCCCCGTCACCGGCTGGTTCACCGAGGACTTCACACTCGCCGAGATCAAGACACTGCGGGCCAAGGAGCGGATTCCGGGCAACCGGCAGCACAACACGCTCTACGACGGCCGCTGGTCCGTGCCGACCTTCGCCGAAGTGCTGCGGTGGGCGGAGCAGGAGGGCCGCAAGCGGGGCAGGCCGGTCTGGCTCTACACCGAGACCAAGCACCCCACTTACTTCCGCAAGCGCGGCCTCGGGCTCGAGGAACCGCTGGTCGCACTGCTCCGCCGGTACGGCCGCGACCACCGCAACTCCCCGCAGTTCCTGCAGTCCTTCGAACCCGGCTCCATCCAGCGCCTGTCCCGGCTCGTCACCACGCCGGCCGTGGTGCTGCTCTCCACCCCCGACAGCCGGCCGTGGGACTTCGTCGAGGCGGGCGACCCGCGCACGGTCGCCGATCTGCAGAGCCCCGGAGGGCTGAAGTGGATCGCCTCCTACGCCCAGGGGATCGGTCCCACGCTCGACTCGGTCATCCCGAAGGACGCCGCGGGACGGCTGACCGAACCGACGTCACTGGTGCGGGACGCCCACGCCCAGGGCCTGCTGCTCCACCCCTACACGATGCGGAACGAGAACACCTTCCTGCCCGCGGACTTCCGGCGGGGCACGGACCCCAACGCCTACGGCGACGCATTCGGCGCCTTCCGGGCGTATTTCGCAACCGGTATCGACGGTGTCTTCTCCGACAACGCCGACACCGCGCTGCTCGCGGCCGCCGACTTCGGCGACCGCTGA
- a CDS encoding sigma-70 family RNA polymerase sigma factor yields MDLVTELSPLLAAEAAAEAFAAGVDPADLEQAVWVRLLEQTPDEPRRWVRSAVRAEARLARRQARRELPYAVEPSAAAEARPEPSALAAERRRAVRAAVGRTPGRCPEVLAAMLSPADPTYREIAGELGMSQGSLGPVRSRCLSCLRRMLTSEVAVPGRWGMER; encoded by the coding sequence ATGGATCTCGTAACCGAACTGAGCCCGCTGCTGGCCGCGGAGGCGGCGGCCGAAGCCTTCGCGGCCGGGGTCGACCCTGCCGATCTCGAACAGGCCGTCTGGGTCAGGCTGCTGGAGCAGACCCCGGACGAACCCAGGCGCTGGGTGCGCTCGGCGGTCCGCGCGGAGGCGCGGCTCGCCCGGCGGCAGGCTCGGCGGGAACTGCCGTACGCCGTCGAGCCCTCCGCCGCCGCCGAGGCGCGCCCGGAGCCGTCCGCCCTGGCCGCGGAGCGGCGCCGCGCGGTGCGGGCGGCGGTCGGCCGGACACCGGGGCGCTGCCCCGAGGTACTGGCCGCGATGCTCTCCCCGGCCGACCCCACCTACCGGGAGATCGCCGGGGAGTTGGGTATGTCACAGGGCAGCCTGGGGCCGGTTCGTTCCCGTTGTCTGAGTTGTCTGCGGCGGATGCTGACGTCGGAGGTTGCGGTGCCCGGCCGGTGGGGAATGGAGCGATAG
- a CDS encoding GNAT family N-acetyltransferase yields the protein MGMSVTISAATAQDAEQILKLQYLCYQSEAELYGDYSIEPLTQTLDGLRAELAEGHALVARLGDEVVASVRGWIDESGTARISKLIVHPRMQRHGLGGRLLTAIEARFASEPSARRFQLFTGHRSEGNLRLYRSHGYVPVSTEQAGPALRIVTMEKEAAAGAFVKSA from the coding sequence ATGGGCATGAGCGTGACCATCTCAGCGGCAACGGCACAGGACGCCGAGCAGATTCTGAAGCTGCAGTACCTGTGCTACCAGAGTGAGGCCGAGCTCTACGGCGACTACTCCATCGAACCGCTCACCCAGACCCTCGACGGGCTGCGGGCCGAACTCGCCGAAGGGCACGCGCTGGTCGCCCGGCTCGGCGACGAAGTGGTTGCATCGGTGCGCGGCTGGATCGATGAATCGGGCACGGCCCGCATCTCGAAGCTGATCGTGCATCCGAGGATGCAGCGCCACGGTCTCGGCGGCCGGCTGCTGACCGCCATCGAGGCGCGCTTCGCGTCCGAGCCCTCGGCGAGGCGCTTCCAGCTGTTCACCGGCCACCGCAGCGAGGGCAATCTCCGGTTGTACCGCAGCCATGGCTATGTGCCGGTGTCCACCGAGCAGGCAGGACCGGCCCTGAGGATCGTGACGATGGAGAAGGAGGCGGCGGCCGGGGCGTTCGTGAAGAGCGCCTAA
- a CDS encoding methionine ABC transporter ATP-binding protein, with protein MITTTGLTKVYASRGREVTALDGVDLHVREGEVFGVIGQSGAGKSSLIRCVNLLERPTSGTVSVDGIDLTALGGRGRRAGQELRSARSRIGMVFQHFNLLSSRTVQDNVELPLEIIGISGRDRSRRALELLDLVGLADKAKAYPAQLSGGQKQRVGIARALAGDPKVLLSDEATSALDPETTRSILQLLRDLNRRLGLTVLLITHEMEVVKSVCDSAALMKRGRIVESGTVGELLATPGSELAHELFPVGGEPSGPDRTVIDITFHGDSAGRPVISQLSRTYNIDISILGAAMDTVGGHQIGRMRIELPGPFEENVVPIGFLREQGLQVEVADTKSGAAPAALVEEGVK; from the coding sequence GTGATCACCACTACCGGCCTGACGAAGGTCTATGCCTCGCGCGGCCGTGAGGTCACCGCTCTGGACGGCGTCGATCTGCACGTCCGCGAGGGCGAGGTGTTCGGCGTGATCGGTCAGAGCGGCGCCGGCAAGTCCTCGCTCATCCGCTGTGTCAACCTGCTGGAGCGCCCCACATCGGGCACGGTGAGCGTCGACGGGATCGACCTCACCGCGCTCGGCGGCCGCGGACGGCGGGCTGGACAGGAGCTGCGCTCGGCGCGCAGCCGGATCGGCATGGTCTTCCAGCACTTCAACCTGCTGTCCTCGCGCACCGTTCAGGACAACGTCGAGCTGCCGCTGGAGATCATCGGGATCTCCGGCAGGGACCGCTCGCGCAGGGCGCTCGAACTCCTCGATCTGGTCGGTCTCGCCGACAAGGCGAAGGCCTACCCGGCGCAGCTCTCGGGAGGCCAGAAGCAGCGCGTCGGAATCGCGCGGGCCCTCGCCGGTGACCCCAAGGTGCTGCTCTCCGACGAGGCGACCTCCGCGCTCGACCCCGAGACCACCCGCTCGATCCTCCAGTTGCTGCGCGACCTGAACCGCCGGCTCGGGCTGACCGTCCTTCTCATCACCCACGAGATGGAGGTCGTCAAGTCGGTCTGCGACTCCGCCGCGCTGATGAAGCGGGGCAGGATCGTGGAGTCGGGGACCGTCGGGGAACTCCTCGCGACGCCCGGCTCCGAACTCGCCCATGAGCTGTTTCCGGTCGGTGGCGAACCGTCCGGCCCCGACCGCACAGTCATCGACATCACCTTCCACGGCGACAGCGCAGGGCGCCCGGTGATCTCCCAGCTCTCCCGTACGTACAACATCGACATCTCGATCCTGGGAGCCGCGATGGACACCGTCGGCGGCCACCAGATCGGCCGGATGCGCATCGAACTGCCCGGCCCCTTCGAGGAGAACGTGGTGCCCATCGGATTCCTGCGCGAGCAGGGCCTCCAGGTCGAAGTGGCCGATACGAAGTCCGGCGCCGCCCCGGCAGCGCTGGTCGAGGAGGGTGTCAAGTGA
- a CDS encoding methionine ABC transporter permease: MNWSEMQPLLSQGTTDTLYMVLWSTLVTVLVGLPLGVLLVLTDKGGLLQNRPVNKAVGVIVNIGRSLPFIILLIALIPFTTLVVGTFIGPTAMIVPLAIGAIPFFARLVETAVREVDHGLVEAVQSMGGSVPTIVRKVLLPQSLPSLISGVTTTVIVLIGYSAMAGAVGGEGLGSKAITYGYQRFENDFMIATVIVLVVIVTVIQLLGDGAVRLLERRGRTSS, translated from the coding sequence GTGAACTGGTCCGAGATGCAGCCGCTGCTGTCCCAGGGAACCACCGACACCCTCTACATGGTGCTGTGGTCGACGCTCGTCACGGTCCTCGTCGGGCTGCCGCTCGGCGTGCTCCTGGTCCTCACCGACAAGGGCGGACTGCTGCAGAACCGCCCGGTCAACAAGGCCGTCGGCGTGATCGTGAACATCGGGCGTTCGCTGCCGTTCATCATTCTGCTGATCGCCCTGATCCCCTTCACCACCCTCGTGGTCGGCACCTTCATCGGCCCGACCGCGATGATCGTCCCGCTGGCGATCGGAGCGATACCCTTCTTCGCCCGGCTCGTCGAGACGGCGGTCCGCGAGGTCGACCACGGGCTGGTCGAAGCGGTCCAGTCGATGGGCGGAAGCGTGCCCACCATCGTGCGCAAGGTGCTGCTGCCGCAGTCGCTGCCCTCGCTGATCTCCGGAGTCACCACCACCGTCATCGTGCTGATCGGCTACTCCGCGATGGCCGGTGCGGTCGGCGGCGAGGGCCTCGGCTCCAAGGCGATCACCTATGGATACCAGCGCTTCGAGAACGACTTCATGATCGCAACGGTGATCGTGCTGGTCGTGATCGTCACCGTGATCCAGCTGCTGGGCGACGGCGCGGTACGGCTCCTGGAGCGCCGGGGCCGCACCTCTTCGTAG
- a CDS encoding MetQ/NlpA family ABC transporter substrate-binding protein, with the protein MRNSIKITVSAAATAALAFGLTACGTSSDPSSKPEGADADTSKALVVAASPVPHADILNYVRTHLAAKAGLKLQVKEFTDYVLPNRATQSGQVDANFFQHKPYLDDFNKKNHTTLVPVVSVHLEPLGLYSKKDKDLASVKPGQTVAVPNDTTNEGRALKLLADNGLIKLRSGVGQDAQLSDIQDAKGLKFKELEAATLPRALADVDAAVINGNYALDAKLKPSRDALVLEKAAGNPYANLLVVKKGGEQDPRVQKLAKLLNSAQVKKYIEDKYQGAVIPAFGAVKS; encoded by the coding sequence GTGCGTAACTCGATCAAAATAACCGTGTCCGCCGCCGCCACCGCCGCACTGGCCTTCGGCCTCACCGCCTGCGGCACCTCGTCCGACCCGTCGAGCAAGCCGGAGGGCGCGGACGCCGACACGAGCAAGGCGCTGGTCGTCGCCGCCTCCCCGGTCCCGCACGCGGACATCCTCAACTACGTCAGGACGCACCTCGCGGCGAAGGCCGGCCTCAAGCTCCAGGTCAAGGAGTTCACGGACTACGTGCTGCCGAACAGGGCCACCCAGAGCGGCCAGGTCGACGCCAACTTCTTCCAGCACAAGCCGTACCTCGACGACTTCAACAAGAAGAACCACACCACCCTGGTGCCGGTCGTCAGCGTGCACCTGGAGCCGCTCGGTCTGTACTCCAAGAAGGACAAGGACCTCGCGTCCGTCAAGCCGGGCCAGACGGTCGCGGTCCCCAACGACACGACCAACGAGGGCCGCGCGCTCAAGCTGCTCGCCGACAACGGTCTGATCAAGCTCAGGTCCGGAGTGGGCCAGGACGCCCAGCTCTCCGACATCCAGGACGCCAAGGGCCTGAAGTTCAAGGAGCTCGAGGCGGCCACGCTGCCGCGCGCCCTCGCCGACGTCGACGCGGCGGTCATCAACGGCAACTACGCCCTCGACGCGAAGCTGAAGCCGAGCAGGGACGCGCTGGTGCTGGAGAAGGCGGCCGGCAACCCCTACGCCAACCTCCTCGTCGTCAAGAAGGGCGGCGAGCAGGACCCGCGCGTGCAGAAGCTCGCCAAACTCCTGAACTCCGCTCAGGTGAAGAAGTACATCGAGGACAAGTACCAGGGCGCGGTCATCCCCGCCTTCGGAGCCGTCAAGTCCTGA
- a CDS encoding GNAT family N-acetyltransferase — MTTTFPDISISTDRLVLRPFEESDIPPLVDMMNDEMVTTWTSAPHPYQRIDGERWVRRIAPAERSSGRGIVLAVTEFLTQRLVGTIHLRATDRRTLATEVRYITAHWARGEGYATESVLAIAQWLFRDQHFERIELRTPADDTAAQQVAQKIGCISEGVLRNAWIARTQTEDGGWTDIRTDLIVWSLLPEDLDGVAEQLADANGYGTFNDWN; from the coding sequence ATGACGACCACCTTCCCGGACATCTCCATCAGCACGGACCGGCTGGTGCTGCGCCCCTTCGAGGAGTCGGACATCCCGCCGCTGGTGGACATGATGAACGACGAGATGGTCACCACCTGGACGTCGGCGCCGCACCCCTACCAGCGCATCGACGGTGAACGCTGGGTCCGCAGGATCGCTCCGGCGGAGCGCAGCTCCGGGCGCGGCATCGTTCTCGCGGTCACCGAGTTCCTCACCCAGCGGCTGGTGGGCACCATCCACCTGCGTGCCACCGACCGGCGTACCCTCGCCACCGAGGTCCGCTACATCACAGCGCACTGGGCGCGCGGTGAGGGCTATGCCACCGAGTCGGTGCTCGCCATCGCCCAGTGGCTCTTCCGCGATCAGCACTTCGAGCGCATCGAGCTGCGCACCCCCGCGGACGACACCGCGGCGCAGCAGGTCGCCCAGAAGATCGGCTGCATCAGTGAAGGCGTCCTGCGCAATGCCTGGATAGCGCGTACCCAGACCGAGGACGGCGGCTGGACCGACATCCGTACCGATCTCATCGTGTGGAGCCTGCTCCCCGAGGACCTGGACGGGGTCGCCGAGCAACTGGCCGACGCGAACGGCTACGGAACCTTCAACGACTGGAACTGA
- the cbiE gene encoding precorrin-6y C5,15-methyltransferase (decarboxylating) subunit CbiE — MADRVTVIGWDGSPLTAAARSALSAATLVAGAAHHLALPEVPAGAERIRLGSVSLAARRIAGHRGSAVVLADGDPGFHGVVRTLRVPEYGLEVEVVPAVSSVAAAFARAGMPWDDAEVVVAHPRTLRRAVNVCRANPKVAVLTSPGAGPAELALLLEGVHRTFVICEELGTDREEVTVLTSDKAADHAWRDPNVVIVIGGAGNADVPVVRGWALPAAEYGEGLGKGEHAGLRAAQLARLGPATGDLVWDIGCGSGALAAEAARFGAAVIAVDADPEACARADAVARHFGVQLQVVHGRAPHVLERLPEPDVVRIGGGGVAVVVACADRRPARIVTHAGTRDEAEALCAALADGGYVVECALLQSVGLDTGSWAEKERSVVFLVSGRRPESGP; from the coding sequence ATGGCCGACCGGGTCACGGTGATCGGCTGGGACGGTTCGCCCCTGACCGCAGCCGCCAGGTCCGCCCTCTCCGCGGCCACGCTGGTCGCCGGGGCCGCGCATCACCTCGCGCTCCCCGAAGTACCGGCCGGAGCGGAGAGAATCCGCCTCGGCAGTGTGAGCCTGGCCGCCCGGCGGATCGCGGGCCACCGCGGCAGCGCGGTCGTACTGGCCGACGGCGACCCCGGCTTCCACGGTGTCGTGCGCACGCTGCGCGTGCCCGAATACGGCCTCGAGGTCGAGGTGGTGCCCGCCGTATCGTCCGTCGCCGCGGCCTTTGCCCGGGCCGGGATGCCCTGGGACGACGCGGAGGTCGTGGTGGCGCACCCGCGCACGCTCCGGCGTGCCGTCAATGTGTGCCGGGCGAACCCCAAGGTCGCGGTTCTCACCTCACCCGGTGCCGGGCCCGCCGAGCTGGCGCTGCTCCTCGAAGGTGTGCACCGGACCTTCGTCATCTGTGAGGAACTCGGCACCGACCGCGAGGAAGTCACCGTGCTGACCTCCGACAAGGCCGCCGACCACGCATGGCGCGACCCCAATGTGGTCATTGTCATCGGTGGGGCAGGCAACGCCGACGTCCCGGTCGTACGGGGCTGGGCACTGCCGGCCGCCGAGTACGGAGAAGGGCTGGGCAAGGGCGAGCACGCCGGCCTGCGCGCGGCCCAGCTGGCCCGTCTCGGCCCGGCCACCGGCGATCTGGTCTGGGACATCGGCTGCGGCAGCGGGGCCCTTGCGGCCGAGGCGGCCCGTTTCGGCGCCGCGGTCATCGCAGTCGACGCCGACCCGGAGGCCTGCGCCCGTGCCGATGCCGTGGCCCGGCACTTCGGCGTTCAGCTGCAGGTCGTCCACGGCCGCGCACCCCATGTACTCGAGCGGCTGCCCGAGCCCGATGTCGTACGGATCGGGGGCGGGGGAGTGGCAGTTGTGGTCGCCTGCGCCGACCGCAGGCCCGCGCGCATCGTCACCCACGCGGGCACGCGGGACGAGGCCGAGGCGCTCTGCGCCGCCCTCGCGGACGGCGGCTACGTCGTCGAATGCGCACTGCTGCAGTCCGTCGGCCTCGACACCGGTTCCTGGGCCGAGAAGGAGCGCTCCGTAGTGTTCCTGGTCTCCGGCCGGCGTCCGGAGAGCGGCCCCTGA
- the cobT gene encoding nicotinate-nucleotide--dimethylbenzimidazole phosphoribosyltransferase yields MTDTGQIPGEGQPESAGAVEQPGSPAPGVYPYLDPSETPTEDDDLLLMPGAQGAWSEPQPQFEQQAAEAVAPMPEPGAHETGGRDTGSVDLGAVRAPVAQPAAATTPPPLRRPLHLGPPVPDTSGGVVRSLADRGPTAPPAPAVQTPPVPVREAGQQTLGPEYLDFTRADEPVLPGPQLGEIPPQAATAWAPEPAAPVQDGAPSAAQLPHASPQNLVGAAETVAPEPAAAPAGTPAGPVPDTAAPHPAAAPEPYGSAPVAAPEPEAAFGLAEDPIAPAAYPAAAPATDMAAPDFATDMTAPAGPPAPAEYPDGQIAGSVPGQGGTNGAAPVQPPGSGAEPTVQPSVELPVVPVTVPAAEAADDPSAGAATEPAAEPAAETTAESESAVVSAALPEPPAEPEPVQESAPVAAAAPAAEAAPADAVGQEAVPVPDAVPIETGDQQQPEPAAAAVPAPRHGEPAPNAVAPVVMIPEQGSQAGALSDAVAGPVAVTEPVAVTEPVEAPLPESAPEAGPVEVTSDAGPEPVRAAAPAFDDAEREAVLRVIRERRDIRNGFRSDPIPHEVLLRVLEAAHTAPSVGHSQPWDFVVIRSAETRRSMHELAQRQREAYAKSLPKSRAKQFKEMKIEAILDTPVNIVVTADPTRGGRHTLGRHTQPQMAPYSSALAVENLWLAARAEGLGVGWVSFFDEREMVRALGLPEHLEVVAYLCVGYVDEFPEEPELMQAGWSKRRPLSWVVHEETYGRRALPGEEPHDLLQETITNIRPLDAKALGEAWERQKRMTKPAGALGMLEIISAQLSGLSRMCPPPVPEPAAVAIFAGDHGVHAQGVTAWPQEVTSQMVANFLGGGAVCNAFANQVGAEVCVVDVGVVGDLPATPGLLPRKVRAGTGDFTTGPALTREEVLAAIEVGIETARDLVAAGNKGLLTGEMGIANTTVSAALICVYTGQDPAEVTGRGTGINDEMHARKVDVVRRALELHQPDPTDPIGVLASVGGLEHAALVGFLLGGASLRTPVILDGVSAGAAALVARAIAPEALAACIAGHRSAEPGHVAALNKLGLRPLVDLDLRLGEGTGALLALPVVQSAARAMHEVATFDSAGVTEK; encoded by the coding sequence ATGACCGACACCGGCCAGATCCCGGGCGAGGGACAGCCGGAGAGCGCAGGCGCGGTGGAGCAGCCGGGCAGCCCCGCCCCCGGCGTCTACCCCTACCTCGACCCCTCCGAGACTCCCACCGAGGACGACGATCTGCTGCTGATGCCCGGCGCACAGGGTGCCTGGAGCGAGCCCCAGCCGCAGTTCGAGCAGCAGGCGGCCGAGGCCGTGGCGCCGATGCCCGAGCCGGGCGCGCACGAGACCGGCGGCCGCGACACCGGGTCCGTGGACCTCGGGGCCGTACGGGCCCCGGTGGCCCAGCCCGCGGCCGCGACGACACCACCACCGCTGCGCAGGCCGCTGCATCTGGGCCCGCCGGTGCCCGACACATCGGGTGGTGTGGTGCGTTCGCTGGCCGACCGCGGTCCCACCGCGCCCCCGGCGCCCGCGGTCCAGACACCCCCGGTACCCGTACGTGAGGCCGGGCAGCAGACCCTGGGCCCGGAGTACCTGGACTTCACCCGCGCCGATGAGCCGGTGCTCCCCGGTCCGCAGCTCGGCGAGATTCCTCCGCAGGCCGCGACGGCCTGGGCCCCGGAGCCGGCGGCGCCCGTCCAGGACGGCGCGCCGTCCGCTGCTCAACTGCCGCACGCATCCCCGCAGAACCTCGTCGGCGCGGCAGAAACGGTCGCTCCCGAGCCTGCGGCCGCCCCCGCCGGGACCCCCGCGGGTCCGGTGCCGGACACCGCAGCCCCGCACCCCGCAGCCGCACCTGAGCCGTACGGCTCCGCGCCCGTTGCGGCGCCCGAACCGGAGGCCGCCTTCGGCCTGGCCGAGGATCCGATCGCTCCGGCGGCATATCCGGCCGCTGCGCCGGCCACCGACATGGCCGCCCCGGACTTCGCCACGGACATGACCGCTCCGGCCGGCCCGCCTGCCCCCGCCGAGTACCCGGACGGGCAGATCGCCGGCTCTGTCCCCGGACAGGGCGGTACGAACGGTGCCGCACCTGTGCAGCCGCCGGGGTCAGGTGCGGAGCCGACCGTGCAGCCCTCCGTGGAGCTGCCCGTCGTGCCGGTGACGGTGCCTGCCGCGGAGGCGGCCGATGACCCGTCCGCCGGGGCCGCCACCGAGCCCGCGGCCGAGCCGGCGGCGGAAACCACAGCCGAGTCCGAGTCCGCCGTCGTGTCCGCTGCCCTGCCTGAGCCGCCGGCCGAGCCCGAGCCCGTCCAGGAGTCCGCCCCGGTCGCGGCGGCCGCCCCGGCAGCGGAGGCCGCGCCGGCCGATGCCGTCGGCCAGGAGGCCGTGCCCGTGCCCGATGCGGTACCGATAGAGACCGGGGATCAGCAGCAGCCGGAGCCGGCAGCGGCTGCCGTGCCCGCTCCCCGTCACGGGGAGCCGGCGCCGAACGCCGTCGCACCCGTGGTGATGATCCCGGAGCAGGGGTCGCAGGCGGGAGCATTGTCCGACGCTGTGGCCGGGCCGGTTGCCGTGACGGAACCCGTCGCCGTGACCGAGCCCGTGGAGGCGCCGCTTCCCGAGTCCGCCCCGGAGGCCGGGCCCGTGGAGGTCACATCGGATGCCGGACCCGAGCCCGTCCGCGCCGCCGCCCCTGCCTTCGACGACGCCGAGCGCGAAGCCGTGCTGCGGGTCATCCGGGAGCGCCGGGACATCCGTAACGGTTTCCGCAGCGACCCCATCCCGCACGAGGTGCTGCTACGCGTCCTCGAGGCGGCGCACACCGCGCCGAGCGTCGGCCACTCCCAGCCCTGGGACTTCGTCGTCATCCGCTCGGCCGAGACCCGCCGTTCCATGCACGAGCTGGCGCAGCGTCAGCGTGAGGCCTACGCCAAGTCGCTCCCCAAGAGCCGTGCCAAGCAGTTCAAGGAAATGAAGATCGAGGCCATCCTCGACACCCCGGTGAACATTGTCGTCACCGCGGACCCCACCCGTGGCGGCCGCCACACCCTCGGCCGGCACACCCAGCCGCAGATGGCGCCCTATTCCTCCGCGCTCGCCGTGGAGAACCTCTGGCTCGCCGCCCGCGCCGAGGGCCTCGGAGTCGGCTGGGTCAGCTTCTTCGACGAGCGTGAGATGGTCCGTGCCCTCGGACTGCCCGAACATCTGGAAGTCGTCGCCTATCTCTGCGTGGGATACGTCGACGAGTTCCCCGAGGAGCCCGAGCTGATGCAGGCGGGCTGGTCCAAGCGCCGCCCGCTGTCCTGGGTGGTCCACGAGGAGACCTACGGCCGCCGAGCCCTGCCCGGCGAGGAGCCGCACGACCTCCTCCAGGAGACGATCACCAACATCAGGCCGCTCGACGCCAAGGCGCTCGGCGAGGCGTGGGAGCGCCAGAAGCGGATGACCAAGCCCGCCGGTGCGCTGGGCATGCTGGAGATCATTTCCGCGCAGCTCAGCGGACTCTCCCGGATGTGCCCGCCGCCGGTCCCGGAGCCCGCGGCTGTGGCGATCTTCGCGGGTGACCACGGGGTGCACGCCCAGGGCGTCACCGCGTGGCCCCAGGAAGTGACCTCCCAGATGGTCGCCAACTTCCTGGGGGGCGGGGCCGTGTGCAACGCCTTCGCCAACCAGGTCGGTGCCGAGGTCTGCGTCGTCGACGTGGGTGTCGTCGGAGATCTCCCCGCCACCCCGGGACTGCTGCCCCGCAAGGTCCGGGCCGGAACGGGCGACTTCACCACCGGCCCCGCACTCACCCGCGAGGAGGTGCTGGCCGCGATCGAGGTCGGCATCGAGACCGCCCGTGACCTGGTGGCGGCCGGCAACAAGGGACTGCTCACCGGAGAGATGGGCATCGCCAACACCACCGTGTCGGCCGCCCTGATCTGCGTGTACACCGGACAGGACCCGGCCGAGGTCACCGGCCGCGGTACCGGGATCAACGACGAGATGCACGCGCGCAAGGTCGATGTGGTCCGCCGCGCACTCGAGCTCCACCAGCCCGACCCCACCGACCCCATCGGGGTACTCGCGTCGGTGGGCGGCCTGGAACACGCCGCGCTGGTCGGCTTCCTGCTCGGTGGCGCCTCACTGCGTACACCGGTCATCCTCGACGGGGTGAGTGCCGGAGCCGCGGCGCTCGTCGCCCGCGCGATCGCCCCCGAGGCACTGGCGGCCTGCATCGCGGGCCACCGCAGCGCCGAGCCCGGCCATGTCGCCGCCCTGAACAAGCTGGGGCTGCGCCCGCTGGTCGACCTCGACCTCCGTCTGGGCGAAGGCACCGGTGCGCTGCTCGCGCTGCCCGTGGTCCAGAGCGCGGCCAGGGCGATGCACGAGGTCGCGACGTTCGACTCGGCAGGCGTCACGGAGAAGTAG